The window TTCTGAGACAGTAAATAGTATTTCAATGGAGGGATAGTTCTCGTTGTTTTCGATTAATTCCTTTATTGCCCAGATTATCTGAACAATTCCCGATTTATCGTCTGCTCCCAAGATAGTAGTGCCGTCTGATTTGATCAAATCACCATCAACAACGGGTTTAATCCCCCTTCCTGGTACTACTGTGTCGAGATGGGCACATAGAAGAATAGGTGGAGTTGTCTTTTCCCCGGAGAAAGAAGCAATGAGGTTTCCGGTTGTACCCCCCGTCTTCTCAGCAGCATGATCAAAACGAACTTTGGCTCCTAATTTTTTCAGATCTGATTTGAGTTTTTGAGCGAGAGGTAGCTCATTTTTTGATTCACTATCAATTTGTACAAGTGTTAAAAAGTAATCGATAAGCGATTTTTCCATTCATTTGTCCCTTGATCGGAGTATTTCACTTTTTACACAATTTAAGTGAATAATCTGATGTCAAGAAATAATCAGACTAATCTTTACATCCCCTAATTTCTTTTTCAGAATCTAACATTGTCACTCTGAGCGTTCTGCACCTTTTACTTCGTAGCTTTTCCTCACCAATGGACTTGCTTCTCCTTCCTCCGGTGCGTCTAATTTTAATCCGTGTAAATCTTTTTTCATCAGTGTACATTCGTGGTTAATGCTTGCTCTACTTCCAATGGACTTGCTTCTCCTTCCTCCGGTGCGTCTAATTTTAATCAGTGTAAATCTTTTTTCATCAGTGTACATTCGTGGTTAATGCTTGCTCTACTTCCAATGGACTTGCTATTCCTACTTTATGTTTTCCCTAACCCCTAATACCTCTGATTCCCGTATAACTGCCATTTACCCTCATCACGGATGAAGTAAGAGATATCACCATATTCCTCAGATGGTTCCTCTGTTACTACAGTTGAATCGGGAGCAATTAGGGTCATATCAAACGATACGAAAGCAGAATTCTGACTTATAGCTATTTCTCTATTATCGATCTGCATGGTATTAAAATGGAGTAATCTAATTTGCCAGACATAAGACTGATCGATCTTGTCATTCCCGTTATGCAGAAAATCTTGATGAATAAAATCAATGATCTTTTCCGGATCATAAGTAAATACAGCGTCTTCGATATCATCAAGG is drawn from Candidatus Cloacimonadota bacterium and contains these coding sequences:
- a CDS encoding nuclear transport factor 2 family protein: GEMNLSKWNKGKVMRMKKEQVLSSLILVILIGLFVACSEVTKPEAASRIQINQILDDIEDAVFTYDPEKIIDFIHQDFLHNGNDKIDQSYVWQIRLLHFNTMQIDNREIAISQNSAFVSFDMTLIAPDSTVVTEEPSEEYGDISYFIRDEGKWQLYGNQRY